A genomic stretch from Sceloporus undulatus isolate JIND9_A2432 ecotype Alabama chromosome 5, SceUnd_v1.1, whole genome shotgun sequence includes:
- the WASHC3 gene encoding WASH complex subunit 3, protein MDEDGLPLVGSGIDLTKVPAIQQKRTVAFLNQFVVHTVQFLNRFSTVCEEKLSALSLRIQQIETTLNILDAKLSSIPGLEDVKFEVSSTSGNGITNGLVSQPSIDPQSTNASPHSEGNSPEAEQQKPEEATKNITTVAKDPRYARYLKMVQVGVPVMAIRNKMISEGLNPDLLETPDAAVAAWGDEANAEETSDSESSFSD, encoded by the exons ATGGACGAGGACGGGCTGCCTCTCGTAGGTTCGGGCATCGACCTCACCAAG GTTCCAGCCATCCAACAGAAGAGAACAGTGGCGTTTCTAAACCAATTTGTAGTTCACACTGTTCAGTTCCTTAATCGATTCTCCACAGTTTGTGAAGAG AAACTGTCTGCACTTTCCCTCCGTATTCAACAAATTGAGACCACACTCAATATTCTGGATGCAAAG TTGTCTTCTATCCCTGGCTTAGAAGATGTCAAGTTTGAAGTATCCAGCACCAGTGGCAACGGTATTACTAATGGCCTTGTCTCACAACCCTCAATAGATCCACAGTCGACAAATGCATCCCCACATTCAGAG GGCAATTCaccagaagctgaacaacagAAGCCAGAAGAAGCCACAAAAAATATCACAACTGTAGCAAAAGATCCACGTTATGCCAGATATCTCAAAATGGTTCAAGTG GGTGTTCCTGTAATGGCCATAAGGAACAAAATGATCTCTGAGGGGTTAAATCCAGATCTTCTTGA GACACCAGATGCTGCAGTTGCTGCTTGGGGAGATGAGGCAAATGCAGAGGAAACATCTGACAGTGAATCCTCCTTTAGTGACTAA